Below is a window of uncultured Cohaesibacter sp. DNA.
ACGGCATCCCCGACAAGATCGTGCTCGATAATGGTCGCGCTTTTGCTTCCAAATGGATTACGGGCGGAAAATCAAACCGCTATCGCTTCAAGGTCGACCCGAACGAACCTGAAGGGCTTTTGATTGCGCTCGGTATTGACGTGGTCTGGGCGACCCCGTATGCGGGCCAGTCCAAGCCGATCGAGCGTGCCTTCCGCGACCTCTGCGAGGATATCGCCAAGCATCCGTTCTGTTCTGGTGCCTATACCGGTAACCGGCCTGAAGCCAAGCCGGAAAACTACGGCTCGCGTGCTTTGCCATTCAACGATTTTGCCAATCACGTGGAGCGAATGATTGCCGAGCATAATGCGCGCCCAGGGCGGACAGCAAAAAATGCGAATGGCCGCTCCTTTGACGAGATCTTTTCCGAAAGCCTGAAGCAACCGACCACCCTTATACGTTGGCCAACCCAAGAGCAGCGTGCGCTCTGGCTGATGGCGTCGGATCGCATAACAGCCCGCAGAGGCTCTGGTGAAATCCATATCTTCGGCAACCGTTACTGGGCGCGTGAACTCAATCAGTATGCAGGCAAGAAAGTCACGGTTCGCTATGACCCTGACAATCTGACCAGGCCAATGCGGGTTTATGACCTCAATAACCGCCTCATCTGCATTGCCGATTGCATCGCTGATACCGGTTTCTTCGATACCGAAGCTGCACGTGAGCATGCCTCCAAGCGAAATGCCCTGATCAAGAATGAGCGTGAAAACAGAAACCTTCATGCCGAGCTCAGCCCGGATGACCTCGCTGATGTCTATGGCAGTAAAGAGCTTGCCGAACCCGTTGAGCCTCAGCCTCCTGTCTTCAAACGTTTAGCCGTATCCAACGGTCGAGACTATCTGGAGCCTTCAACAGATGAAGATGGCGAATGGGATGAGGCTAGAAACGCCGCATTCTCTCGTGGCTTGAAAGCGCTGGAAAGGCAAAGAGCCTCAGAGAACATACTGGAATTCCCCGACAAGGGAAAAGGTCGTTGAGTGTTGTGTAGACCAAAAGAAAAGGGCGGGATGGCCCGCCCTGAAAAGTCAATTCAAAGGAATATATAGATGAACGACACGCAAAACACAAGTGCTTGGGAAAGCCCAACCAATTTTCCTGATATTGGTGACGGTAATCGTCCTGGTCGCAGCTTTGATGATCTCGAAGACTGGAAGCAGCTTACACAACGCATCTATGACATTGCCCTTTCCGAAGGCTGGTCAAAAAGCGAACTGGCCCGCCGGATGGACATGTCAGTCGGCACCTTCAGCCAGTATTTTTCGGGCAAGTATGATGGCCGCCTGGATACCAACAACAAGAAGGTCAAACGCTGGCTGGAGAGTTGGGATGATCTATCAGAAATGGTCTCAGTCGTTCCAACTGGCCCCACTTTTGTGAACACTCCAACCGCCTGTGAAATCATCGAAACACTGGCATTTGCGCAGGTGATGCCTGACTTCGTCACGATCACGGCTGCGGCAGGTACCGGTAAGACCACTGCCTGCAGAAATTTTGCCATCCGTCCCAATGTCTGGATGATAACAGCATCGCCTCACACGAAAACCGTCCATGGCATGCTGGTGGAGTTGGCAACTGAGCTCGATATCGTCCAACATAACCCTGCCAAGCTAACTCGTGCCATCGGCCAGCGCCTCAAAAAGGCCGGCAACCGCACGCTGATCATCGTTGATGAGGCTCAGAACCTCGTCGATGATGCCGTCAACCAGCTCCGCCATTTCGTCGACAATTATGAGTGCGGCTTGGCCCTTGTTGGCAACGAAGAAATTTACACTCGTTTTGCTAAACGGACTGACGGACCATCCTACGCGCAGCTCAAACGTAGAATTGGCAAACGGGTTCGCAGAAACAAGCCACGTGCGCAAGACATCGCCATGTTGCTTGATGGCTGGAAAATCACCGACCCTGACGTCCGCAAAGTGCTGACCGGTATCGGCCACAAGGACGGAGCGCTCGGCCAGATCGATAAGACCATCAAACTCGCCATGATGACAGGTGACGGCAAGCCATTGACAGCAGATGCAATAAAGGCTGCTTGGGCCAACCGCGATGTGGAGGGTTTGTAACATGCAGCCCGCACTTTTGCGCACCTCACCAATCACATCTGAGCTTAGCCTCATTCGCGAAACAATTGCTCAAAACACCAACGAAGATGGCCTGTATCTCACACGCGATCGCTCTGAGCTTTTGCGCAAGAGACTGGAGCTCATCAGCAAGCAAATCACCAACCTTGAAAGGGAAGTTGCCGTTTATCGGATTGGTGAAAACAATCGAGCTGTAGCCGGAATATTTAACGATGTTGTCGGCGAATTCCTCTCTGAAGAGGCATGCAAAATCGATGTTCAAACCGACAACCTTCTGTTTCCAGATTTTGAGAAGGGAGGGAGGTCATGAAAGCCATTGTTTATCCTAGAAAGTTTACAGCGCGCTCGATGGCAAGCTTCTGCCGCACTCGTATCTCGCGAGCGGATCATGCCATGCAGGAGATTTCTTCCTGCTATGGCGATGTTGATCTTGCCATTTGTGCTGCAGCGGATGAGTTGCGTGAGCAGCTGGCCGACCTTGAGCGCTTAATTACTTTTGCTGAAGAGGAGGGCATCGCGCCATGACCTCCAATTCCCCAGAAATCCAGCTGCGCAATCTGACTGAATGGTTCGCAGCCAAAGCTAGCAATGACGAGCCTTTCAGTGTTGAAGGCGCGGCTCATTTCCTTTCTGTGATGCGCAGTATTTCCGCCGATGTGAAGGCGCTGCGCGTCCTTGCTGATGCCTATCTCGCCAAGTCCCATGAGGTCACTGCGATGGAGCTCAAGTGCGCGTTGCTTGAGCTGGAAGTCAGAGAGCTTAGGGAAAAGCCTCTCATGTCTATCAACCTGTCTGATGCGGTGATCATTCCGATCACAGAAGGCGGGCAGCATCATGATTGAAAAATACGTGGAGGTCACCATAACGGTTAAAGTCACCGTTGACGAAACAAAATTCACCGATGATTTCATGGAAGAATTCAGGGAAAGCTTCTTCTCCCTCTATTCGATCGACGAGCACTGCGAGCATCTTGCGCAAATGAATGCGAGAGGTGTTGCCCACGACTTTTCCGACAGTTTCATCGAAGGCTATGGGCCCCCAAAGGAGATGGGCATCTCTTTTGAGGAGGTAGATCTCTCTACCGAGGTTGTGGAGGCCATCTCATGACGACGTATTTCTACAACTTTCCACGCCCGACAGAGCCTGATGCCAGTCCTGCCGCCTGTAAGGCTCGTCTATGGCCAAAGGAACGGGCGCTCTTCATGCAGCACTATATCGACCACCAGATTGCAAATGCGCCGCAAGAAGCGCGTTCCACATCAAAGGAACTGAACCATGAACTA
It encodes the following:
- a CDS encoding transposase domain-containing protein; translated protein: MSDQFFSAAEIAEVEGVTIRSINNLAAKQGWRRKSEKARKREGRGGGWEYHIDLLPDMARARLAIETGNPTETRGRNELWQYYEGLSKARKEACEHRLEAVETVEQFIGLGMSKTAAVTYTANQFGFAERSIRSWCNRVDAVDRSDRLPALADGYKPTSKHQDCHPMAWSVLKSDYLRPEKPSFSACYRRMKYAAEEHGWSPVPNEQSLRRRFKDEVPQSVVTMARKGKDAAKGLYPAQRRDRSGLHAMEAVNMDGHRFDVFVIMPGKTTPQRVHLIALQDLYSDKFVAWRLAVSENKDVVRLVIGDMVERHGIPDKIVLDNGRAFASKWITGGKSNRYRFKVDPNEPEGLLIALGIDVVWATPYAGQSKPIERAFRDLCEDIAKHPFCSGAYTGNRPEAKPENYGSRALPFNDFANHVERMIAEHNARPGRTAKNANGRSFDEIFSESLKQPTTLIRWPTQEQRALWLMASDRITARRGSGEIHIFGNRYWARELNQYAGKKVTVRYDPDNLTRPMRVYDLNNRLICIADCIADTGFFDTEAAREHASKRNALIKNERENRNLHAELSPDDLADVYGSKELAEPVEPQPPVFKRLAVSNGRDYLEPSTDEDGEWDEARNAAFSRGLKALERQRASENILEFPDKGKGR
- a CDS encoding AAA family ATPase, which codes for MNDTQNTSAWESPTNFPDIGDGNRPGRSFDDLEDWKQLTQRIYDIALSEGWSKSELARRMDMSVGTFSQYFSGKYDGRLDTNNKKVKRWLESWDDLSEMVSVVPTGPTFVNTPTACEIIETLAFAQVMPDFVTITAAAGTGKTTACRNFAIRPNVWMITASPHTKTVHGMLVELATELDIVQHNPAKLTRAIGQRLKKAGNRTLIIVDEAQNLVDDAVNQLRHFVDNYECGLALVGNEEIYTRFAKRTDGPSYAQLKRRIGKRVRRNKPRAQDIAMLLDGWKITDPDVRKVLTGIGHKDGALGQIDKTIKLAMMTGDGKPLTADAIKAAWANRDVEGL